From Woronichinia naegeliana WA131, the proteins below share one genomic window:
- the nadA gene encoding quinolinate synthase NadA, which yields MKPIAPTKTEKLPYDLVNAIQELKKDLNAVILAHYYQNSEIQDIADYLGDSLGLAQQAAQTQAEVIIFAGVHFMAETAKILNPDKLVLLPDLEAGCSLADSCPPQAFAQFKAAHPDHLVISYINCTAEIKAMSDIICTSSNAVKIVQQIPLDQPIIFAPDRNLGRYVSEQTGREMLLWEGSCIVHETFSERKLIALKIQHPEAEILAHPECEEILLRHADFIGSTTALLKYSQQSQAQNFIVATEPGIIHQMQKASPQKGFIPAPGQGNCACNECPYMRLNTLEKLYLAMKNKSPEIILPTATLTAALRPIQKMLALS from the coding sequence TTGAAGCCCATCGCACCAACCAAAACAGAAAAATTACCTTATGACTTAGTTAATGCCATTCAGGAACTCAAAAAAGACTTAAATGCCGTTATTCTGGCCCATTATTATCAAAACTCAGAAATTCAGGACATTGCTGACTATTTGGGGGATTCTCTCGGATTAGCGCAACAGGCTGCCCAGACCCAAGCCGAAGTCATTATCTTTGCCGGTGTTCATTTCATGGCAGAAACAGCAAAAATTCTCAATCCTGACAAATTAGTCTTATTACCGGATCTGGAAGCGGGCTGTTCCCTCGCGGATAGTTGTCCGCCCCAGGCCTTCGCTCAATTTAAAGCGGCCCATCCCGATCATTTGGTCATTTCCTACATTAACTGTACGGCGGAAATTAAGGCCATGAGCGACATTATTTGTACCAGTTCCAATGCCGTTAAAATTGTTCAGCAAATTCCCCTAGATCAACCGATTATTTTTGCTCCCGATCGCAATCTTGGTCGTTATGTGAGTGAGCAAACCGGACGGGAAATGTTGTTATGGGAAGGAAGTTGTATTGTTCATGAGACCTTTTCCGAACGCAAATTAATTGCCTTAAAAATCCAGCATCCTGAAGCGGAAATTTTGGCCCATCCCGAATGTGAAGAAATCCTGCTACGTCATGCCGATTTTATTGGTTCCACAACGGCCCTGCTGAAATATAGTCAACAAAGCCAGGCTCAAAATTTTATTGTGGCCACAGAACCAGGCATTATTCATCAGATGCAAAAAGCCTCTCCCCAAAAAGGGTTTATTCCGGCTCCAGGTCAAGGGAATTGTGCTTGTAATGAATGTCCCTATATGCGTCTGAATACCTTGGAAAAACTTTATCTAGCGATGAAGAATAAAAGTCCTGAAATCATCTTGCCGACTGCAACTTTAACAGCCGCCCTACGACCCATTCAAAAAATGCTGGCTTTGTCCTAA
- a CDS encoding gamma carbonic anhydrase family protein yields MLEIPQILAIPDLSAAAFVAPNATVVGDVTLAIATSIWYGAVVRGDVEGIEIGAYSNVQDGAVLHGDPGRVTVLEEYVTVGHRAIIHAAYIERASLIGMGAIILDGVRIGTGSIIGAGAVVTKNVPPRSLVKGLPGKVVSEVSPEQVQALIEHAKQYAQLALVHAGKGQKPGFTRQQD; encoded by the coding sequence ATGTTAGAAATTCCTCAAATATTAGCGATTCCCGATCTCTCTGCTGCTGCCTTTGTTGCACCTAATGCGACGGTGGTGGGTGATGTCACCTTGGCGATCGCGACGAGTATTTGGTATGGTGCGGTGGTGCGAGGCGATGTGGAAGGTATTGAAATTGGGGCCTATAGTAATGTGCAAGATGGGGCTGTCCTTCATGGCGATCCTGGACGAGTGACCGTACTAGAAGAATATGTCACCGTTGGACATCGAGCGATTATTCATGCAGCCTATATTGAACGAGCTTCCCTGATTGGTATGGGGGCCATTATTCTAGATGGTGTGAGAATTGGGACTGGAAGTATTATTGGAGCAGGGGCCGTTGTGACGAAAAATGTGCCACCGCGATCGCTAGTCAAAGGTTTACCCGGTAAGGTGGTCAGTGAAGTCTCACCCGAACAAGTCCAAGCCCTAATTGAACATGCCAAACAATATGCCCAGTTAGCCCTGGTTCATGCCGGCAAAGGTCAAAAACCTGGATTCACAAGACAGCAAGATTAG
- a CDS encoding photosystem II protein Y: MDWRVLIVLAPLIIAGTWAIFNIGAAALRQFQQFSRES; the protein is encoded by the coding sequence ATGGATTGGCGTGTTCTCATTGTGTTGGCTCCTCTGATCATTGCAGGGACTTGGGCCATTTTCAATATTGGTGCTGCTGCGTTAAGACAATTCCAACAATTTAGTCGGGAAAGCTAG
- a CDS encoding LptF/LptG family permease, with product MFLSKAFTHRHQWWQRFPAISMMDRYLISQLMPPFLFSVGLVATLGVAIGYLSDLANKIVERQLPLLQAAEILLLKVPEFVTYALPISVMLTTLMTFGRLSSDNELIALRSCGTSLFRIAWPAIFLSAWVTAATFGLSEWVVPSANYQATTILVNSIKEEHAFWQNKDIFYPDFEEIKLPNGEKSRRLRSLVYAEKFDGKKMKTLTVLKWSGNNLSQIVISDNATWNVQDHQWDFFNGIIYKLAADASYREALPFKYQQFPLPKAAFDFARQGRDPYEMNIQEAKQYMRILKLIGDTKKLTFFQVRTEQKIAFPFVCIVFGLVGTALGSRPQQVSRATSFGLSIAIIFSYYLLAFFMGSLGMIEVLSPFLAAWLPNILGIGVGVGLLHQFNQ from the coding sequence ATGTTTCTCTCTAAAGCCTTTACCCATCGACACCAATGGTGGCAACGTTTTCCCGCTATATCCATGATGGATCGTTATCTGATCAGCCAGTTAATGCCGCCATTTCTGTTCAGTGTCGGTTTGGTGGCAACCCTGGGAGTGGCGATCGGTTATTTATCGGACTTAGCCAATAAAATTGTTGAACGTCAATTGCCCCTTCTACAAGCAGCCGAGATTCTACTTTTAAAAGTACCGGAATTTGTCACCTATGCCTTACCTATTTCGGTAATGTTAACTACCCTGATGACCTTTGGTCGTTTAAGCAGTGATAACGAATTAATTGCTCTTCGCAGTTGTGGAACCAGTCTTTTTCGCATTGCCTGGCCTGCGATCTTTCTGAGTGCCTGGGTAACAGCAGCCACCTTTGGTTTAAGTGAATGGGTTGTACCGAGTGCCAATTATCAAGCGACCACTATTTTAGTAAATTCAATTAAAGAAGAACACGCTTTTTGGCAAAATAAAGATATTTTTTATCCAGATTTTGAAGAAATTAAATTACCCAATGGGGAGAAAAGTCGTCGTCTTCGCAGTTTAGTTTATGCAGAAAAGTTTGATGGCAAAAAAATGAAGACTTTAACGGTGTTGAAATGGTCGGGGAATAATTTAAGTCAAATTGTGATTTCGGATAATGCTACCTGGAATGTTCAAGACCATCAATGGGACTTTTTTAACGGTATTATTTATAAATTAGCTGCCGATGCCTCCTATCGAGAAGCATTACCGTTTAAATATCAGCAATTTCCCTTGCCCAAAGCTGCCTTCGATTTTGCTAGACAGGGGCGTGACCCCTACGAAATGAATATTCAGGAGGCAAAACAGTATATGAGGATTTTAAAATTAATTGGAGATACTAAAAAACTCACCTTCTTTCAAGTCCGAACGGAACAAAAAATTGCCTTTCCCTTTGTGTGTATTGTTTTTGGCTTGGTCGGGACGGCTCTAGGTTCTCGTCCGCAACAGGTGAGCCGTGCCACTAGCTTTGGTTTAAGTATCGCGATTATTTTTTCCTATTATTTATTAGCATTTTTTATGGGCAGTTTGGGCATGATTGAAGTTTTGTCCCCTTTTTTAGCAGCTTGGTTGCCTAACATCCTAGGAATTGGAGTCGGAGTGGGTTTATTGCATCAGTTTAATCAATAA
- the leuD gene encoding 3-isopropylmalate dehydratase small subunit: MSQFQQINGRGIPLRGNDIDTDRIIPARFLRCVTFDGLGENVFADDRQQLKGQHSFDQYQYQGATILVVNGNFGCGSSREHAPQAIMKWGIRAIVGESFAEIFFGNCIANGVPCLTASPDDLEALQTALEQDAQTEIRLDLEQLALSYGDQEISLTFNEGARQMLVTGKWDSCGQLIQNIEAIEVTASTLPYLHWNLAVS; encoded by the coding sequence ATGAGTCAATTTCAACAGATTAACGGTCGTGGCATTCCCCTGAGAGGCAATGATATTGATACCGATCGCATTATTCCGGCTCGTTTTTTACGCTGTGTCACCTTTGATGGTCTGGGAGAAAACGTTTTTGCAGATGATCGTCAACAATTAAAGGGTCAACATTCCTTTGATCAATATCAATATCAAGGCGCGACGATTTTGGTCGTTAACGGCAATTTTGGTTGTGGTTCCAGTCGAGAACACGCTCCCCAGGCCATTATGAAATGGGGCATTCGGGCCATTGTGGGTGAAAGTTTTGCGGAGATCTTTTTTGGGAATTGTATTGCCAATGGGGTTCCCTGTTTAACCGCTTCCCCTGATGATCTAGAGGCTTTACAAACGGCGTTAGAACAGGATGCCCAAACGGAAATTCGTCTTGATTTAGAACAGTTAGCCCTGAGTTATGGTGATCAGGAAATCTCCCTAACCTTCAATGAAGGGGCAAGACAAATGTTAGTCACCGGCAAATGGGATAGCTGTGGTCAATTGATCCAAAATATAGAAGCCATTGAAGTCACAGCCTCAACCTTGCCCTATCTGCACTGGAATTTGGCAGTTTCTTAG
- a CDS encoding NAD(+) kinase — protein MPKVGIIYNDEKPIACKVAQDLQGILKRADCEVILETGSGGLLGYSQPDRPICHTPIELLTPSNFDRDLDFGIVLGGDGTVLSAFRQLAPIGVPLLTINTGHMGFLTEIYLNQLTEAIDQLLTGNYQIESRSMLTVRLFREETLLWEALSLNEMVLHREPLTSMCHFEIQIGQHAPVDIAADGIIISTPTGSTAYSLSAGGPVVTPDVPVLQLAPICPHSLASRALVFSDAEPVNIFPATPNRMVMVVDGNGGCYVLPEDRVHLEKSPYAARFIRLQSPEFFRILREKLGWGLPHIAKPTSVELP, from the coding sequence GTGCCAAAAGTAGGCATTATTTACAATGATGAAAAACCGATCGCTTGTAAAGTCGCTCAAGACTTACAGGGAATATTAAAGCGGGCAGATTGTGAAGTCATCTTAGAAACGGGTAGTGGTGGACTACTAGGTTATTCTCAGCCGGATCGTCCCATTTGTCATACCCCTATTGAACTGTTAACGCCGTCCAATTTTGACCGTGATCTGGACTTTGGCATTGTTCTGGGAGGAGACGGTACAGTTTTATCTGCTTTTCGTCAATTAGCTCCCATTGGTGTTCCCCTCCTGACCATTAATACCGGTCACATGGGCTTTTTAACCGAAATTTATCTGAATCAACTCACGGAAGCCATTGATCAGTTACTAACGGGTAACTACCAAATTGAAAGCCGTTCCATGCTGACAGTACGGTTATTTCGCGAGGAAACCTTACTGTGGGAAGCTCTTTCCCTCAATGAAATGGTTTTACACCGAGAACCCCTGACCAGTATGTGCCATTTTGAGATTCAAATTGGTCAGCACGCCCCTGTTGATATTGCGGCGGATGGCATTATTATTTCCACACCCACCGGCTCAACGGCCTATTCCCTCAGTGCAGGAGGCCCGGTAGTCACTCCCGATGTACCTGTTTTGCAATTAGCTCCCATCTGTCCCCATTCTTTAGCCTCTAGAGCCTTAGTTTTCTCTGATGCGGAACCGGTTAATATTTTTCCCGCGACTCCCAATCGTATGGTGATGGTGGTGGATGGCAACGGAGGTTGTTATGTGCTGCCAGAGGATCGGGTACATCTAGAAAAATCACCCTATGCAGCCCGCTTTATTCGTCTGCAATCCCCAGAATTTTTCCGAATTTTACGCGAAAAGTTAGGTTGGGGCTTACCCCATATTGCTAAACCGACATCGGTAGAATTGCCGTGA
- a CDS encoding SDR family oxidoreductase, whose protein sequence is MRVLVVGGTGTLGRQIVRRALDQGHSVRCLVRNLRKATFLKEWGAELLIGDICKPETLLIALVEVDAVIDASTARASEPRSIRQVDWEGKVNLIQAVQKAGIKKFVFFSILGAADYPNVPLMDIKACTEKFLAESNLDYTILQLCGFMQGLIGQYAIPILDNQAVWMTGESTPTAYMDTLDVAKFAVRVLEVPGTARQTLPVVGDRAWTGEEIIQLCEQLSNQEAKISKVPLGLLRFMRSLTRFFQWTYNISDRLAFAEVLASGKPLTAPMADVYALLDLDPQETTSLESYLQEYFGRILKKLKELDYEQNKTQNGKKKKGFFV, encoded by the coding sequence ATGCGAGTATTGGTAGTTGGTGGAACAGGGACTCTGGGACGGCAAATCGTTCGTCGCGCCCTGGATCAGGGGCATTCAGTACGATGTTTGGTAAGGAATCTGAGAAAAGCAACTTTCCTAAAAGAATGGGGCGCAGAACTGCTGATTGGCGATATCTGTAAACCGGAAACCTTGCTGATCGCCTTGGTAGAAGTGGATGCGGTAATTGATGCCTCAACTGCTAGGGCCAGTGAACCTCGTTCCATTCGCCAGGTTGACTGGGAAGGAAAAGTCAATCTCATTCAAGCAGTCCAAAAAGCAGGCATTAAAAAATTTGTTTTCTTTTCTATTTTAGGGGCAGCCGATTATCCCAATGTTCCCTTAATGGACATTAAAGCCTGTACAGAAAAATTCCTGGCAGAATCGAATTTGGATTACACGATTTTGCAGCTTTGTGGCTTTATGCAAGGGTTAATTGGTCAATATGCCATCCCCATTCTCGATAATCAGGCGGTCTGGATGACGGGAGAAAGTACGCCCACCGCCTATATGGATACCCTGGATGTGGCCAAATTTGCAGTGCGAGTTCTAGAGGTTCCTGGCACCGCAAGACAAACCCTTCCCGTCGTCGGCGATCGTGCTTGGACAGGGGAAGAAATCATTCAACTCTGTGAACAATTATCGAATCAAGAAGCCAAAATCTCGAAAGTTCCCTTGGGTCTATTGCGTTTTATGCGAAGTTTAACCCGCTTTTTTCAGTGGACATATAATATTTCTGACCGCCTTGCCTTTGCAGAAGTATTGGCCAGTGGTAAACCCTTAACGGCCCCGATGGCGGATGTTTATGCCCTTTTAGACCTTGATCCCCAGGAAACAACCAGCTTAGAATCCTATTTACAAGAATATTTTGGTCGTATTCTCAAAAAACTAAAAGAACTTGATTATGAGCAGAACAAGACCCAAAATGGTAAAAAGAAAAAGGGTTTCTTTGTCTAG
- a CDS encoding S8 family serine peptidase gives MMNGNRKILRVVMTMRFGYPYFWIWFFLSFCLTSVVAQTSFLEQEGIDARRLQQAPYLLTGSKIAIGQVEVGRAGKFGFDKIAAWQPPFSLAGIFVRDRLAEPNRYLDNHAAMVAGILVSRDKRFPGVAPGARLYVGAIGSLAENGQPEECLTSQMIAQQNGNDVRAINFSFGESLNRDPRPEASLDGQALLSQCIDWLARSQNVLFVVAGNQGKGGIPIPTDHYNGLTVAYSTKRQEKFDKVDFANLSRSPQGIGRRIIEQEMNTGSRSGVTLVAPGSQIKTYDLAGKLHTVTGTSFAAPQVTGTIALLQEFGDRQLSRYSAHWSLASRRHEVMKAILLNSADKLQDSGDGSLLGMTRTILTQKNQIWRQSTAFHNPQIPLDPSMGAGQLNAFRAYQQFQAGQWTNQQPIPPLGWNYGHLTPQTFQDYILANPLAQHSFVAITLVWDRWVELEDQNQNKSYDLGENFRDLGLNNLDLYLLPVDSQTEISDQALSLCSSQSLVDSVEHIFCQVPQTGQYKIRVRSQSGAMRSRSTPYPVAQPYALSWWTATPNIQSTP, from the coding sequence ATGATGAATGGTAACAGAAAAATACTGAGAGTTGTGATGACCATGAGATTTGGTTATCCTTATTTCTGGATCTGGTTTTTTTTGAGTTTTTGCCTAACTAGTGTTGTTGCCCAAACAAGTTTTTTGGAGCAGGAGGGGATTGATGCTCGTCGTCTTCAACAAGCTCCCTATTTACTGACCGGCAGTAAGATTGCCATTGGGCAGGTGGAAGTAGGACGAGCCGGAAAATTTGGTTTTGATAAGATAGCTGCTTGGCAGCCTCCTTTTTCCCTGGCAGGTATTTTTGTCCGCGATCGCCTGGCAGAACCGAATCGTTATTTAGACAATCATGCGGCGATGGTGGCGGGTATTTTGGTCAGTCGAGATAAACGGTTTCCTGGGGTCGCTCCTGGGGCAAGACTCTACGTGGGAGCGATCGGATCGTTGGCAGAGAATGGTCAGCCGGAGGAATGTTTAACTAGTCAGATGATTGCTCAACAAAATGGCAACGATGTACGAGCCATCAATTTTAGTTTTGGAGAATCCTTAAACCGTGATCCCCGACCAGAAGCCAGCTTAGATGGGCAAGCTCTCCTAAGCCAATGTATTGATTGGTTAGCCCGTAGCCAAAATGTTCTCTTTGTTGTGGCCGGTAATCAAGGCAAAGGGGGAATTCCCATTCCGACGGATCACTATAATGGTCTAACCGTCGCCTATAGTACTAAAAGACAGGAAAAATTCGACAAAGTAGATTTTGCCAATCTCAGTCGATCGCCCCAGGGCATTGGCCGACGCATTATTGAGCAAGAAATGAATACGGGTTCACGATCAGGGGTGACACTAGTGGCTCCTGGTAGCCAGATTAAAACCTATGATTTAGCCGGTAAACTGCATACGGTGACGGGAACGAGTTTTGCCGCGCCCCAGGTCACAGGCACGATCGCCTTGCTTCAGGAATTCGGCGATCGCCAACTGAGTAGGTACTCAGCCCATTGGAGTCTAGCCTCCCGTCGTCATGAAGTGATGAAGGCTATTTTGCTCAACTCCGCCGATAAATTACAAGATTCAGGGGATGGTTCTTTATTGGGTATGACTCGCACAATTTTGACCCAAAAAAATCAGATTTGGCGACAATCAACCGCTTTTCACAATCCACAAATTCCCCTAGATCCTTCTATGGGAGCCGGACAGTTAAATGCTTTTCGTGCCTATCAACAATTTCAGGCTGGACAATGGACAAATCAGCAACCCATTCCCCCTCTTGGTTGGAATTATGGTCATCTTACGCCTCAAACTTTTCAAGATTATATTTTGGCCAATCCCTTAGCTCAGCATAGTTTTGTTGCCATTACTTTAGTGTGGGATCGTTGGGTCGAATTGGAGGATCAAAACCAGAATAAAAGCTATGATTTAGGAGAAAATTTCAGGGATCTGGGTTTAAATAATTTGGATCTTTATCTATTACCCGTTGACTCTCAGACAGAGATTTCTGATCAGGCCTTGAGCCTCTGTTCCTCCCAAAGTCTGGTAGATAGCGTTGAACATATTTTCTGCCAAGTACCGCAAACTGGACAGTATAAAATTAGGGTGCGATCACAAAGTGGCGCTATGCGATCGCGTTCAACCCCTTATCCAGTTGCCCAACCCTATGCCTTAAGCTGGTGGACGGCTACACCTAACATTCAGTCCACTCCTTAA
- a CDS encoding chorismate pyruvate-lyase family protein encodes MTSFPEIDQCKIELLQKTLRESPLKLADLSTFQRIILITDGTLTDILEIYLLEKISIFKLSEEIINLTEKIPALNLEEGVNVIKRKIFLQGTISQKNWIYAESMIVPERLDVLFQEQLLNSEKPIGKLWLEYRVETFKEIIDLSQEPAGDLSEYFQINQDEKLFSRTYRVFSQGQPIMMITEKFPESYFI; translated from the coding sequence ATGACTTCATTCCCAGAAATTGATCAATGTAAAATCGAATTGCTACAAAAAACCTTGAGAGAAAGTCCTCTTAAACTTGCGGATCTCAGTACATTTCAGCGAATTATTCTAATCACAGATGGAACATTAACCGACATTTTAGAGATTTATCTTTTAGAGAAAATTTCAATTTTTAAACTCTCTGAAGAAATCATCAATCTTACAGAAAAGATTCCAGCTTTAAATCTTGAAGAGGGGGTCAATGTGATTAAAAGAAAAATATTCCTTCAGGGAACAATCAGCCAAAAGAACTGGATTTATGCTGAATCGATGATTGTTCCTGAACGGCTGGATGTTCTTTTCCAAGAACAACTACTCAACTCCGAAAAACCGATTGGTAAACTTTGGTTAGAATATCGCGTGGAAACCTTTAAAGAAATTATTGATTTATCTCAAGAACCGGCGGGGGATTTGTCCGAGTACTTTCAAATTAACCAAGACGAAAAACTTTTCTCTCGTACTTATCGAGTTTTCTCCCAAGGTCAACCGATTATGATGATTACAGAAAAATTTCCAGAGAGTTATTTTATTTGA
- a CDS encoding acyl-CoA thioesterase codes for MSATPQLPSSTAIAVKPPLKAESEKWFEYVVRVQPHHTDYAGVVWHGTYLTWMETARVECLRSIGIDFAELVKMGCDLPVVELTIRYHRPIRMGQTAVVKTIMNQIQGVRLDWDYRLECLETKELCLTAKVTLVAIDLEKGKIMRQLPSAVQDILVKL; via the coding sequence TTGTCTGCCACTCCTCAACTTCCCTCCTCTACAGCGATCGCTGTTAAACCACCACTCAAAGCTGAAAGCGAAAAATGGTTTGAATATGTCGTCCGAGTTCAGCCCCACCACACTGACTATGCGGGTGTTGTTTGGCATGGAACCTATTTGACCTGGATGGAAACTGCCAGAGTTGAATGTTTACGCTCCATCGGCATTGACTTTGCTGAGTTGGTAAAAATGGGCTGTGACTTACCCGTTGTTGAGTTAACAATCCGCTACCACCGTCCAATCCGCATGGGCCAAACGGCTGTGGTCAAAACAATTATGAATCAAATTCAGGGAGTGCGACTGGATTGGGACTATCGCCTTGAATGTCTAGAAACGAAAGAATTATGTTTGACAGCCAAAGTTACCCTGGTTGCCATTGATCTAGAGAAGGGCAAAATTATGCGGCAATTGCCCTCTGCCGTCCAGGATATTTTAGTGAAGTTATAG
- the recQ gene encoding DNA helicase RecQ translates to MSSAVVTEVNPPSLEQSLKHFFGYESFRTGQRQIIEQALQCQDQLIIMPTGGGKSLCFQLPALLMPGLMIVVSPLIALMQDQVDALLDNGISATFLNSTLTSDVTRQREMAMMRGEIKLLYVAPERLLLEHFLEFLETINLKIGISTFAVDEAHCVSEWGHDFRPEYRQLNKLRDRFPKIPMMALTATATQRVREDIIEQLKLQQPAIHIASFNRPNLYYEVYRENGQRFTQMLKIIRDSKGSGIIYCLSRKTVENVAEKLQRCGINALPYHAGLEDKQRSENQTRFIRDDVQVIVATIAFGMGINKPDVRFVIHYNLPKTLESYYQESGRAGRDGEAANCSLFLNYGDIKSLEYFIEQKPDPNEQRVARQQIRQVVEYAEATECRRTVQLSYFGEFFAGDCGQCDNCLSQNPMENWTIEAMKFLSCVARCQQKYGMNYIIEVLRGTKNHKILERGHDQLSTYGIGKDRSVDEWKNLGRSLLRQGLLDQSEDGYSILRLNERSWEVMKKQRQVEIRVAKTPQKELKSVNLAAEIERRYEQLRRCRKLLADQQSIPPYMIFSDSTLRLMSQQNPQTIEELKRVSGVGDYKLQRYGQAFLNTLALEAKRNEEDGEARKDGEAREELSKKGNTIETRSLVHYPPEKSNGKLGKVRDFQKQEIISSDLTTLNAKRIDLLGKDSENLATNPLPKQELNGSLVLTKTLNKDNFDNFFDPDLSDSLTRTLVLYKKGLDLAAIALARSLKPTTIAEHFVKLIEANHVTNLDSLISPAHQRAILQAIDVVGDERLMPIYEQLKGKYAYEEIKLVRSYWRQNAMEF, encoded by the coding sequence ATGTCAAGCGCCGTTGTAACCGAGGTTAATCCTCCCTCCCTAGAACAATCTCTTAAACACTTTTTTGGCTATGAATCTTTTCGTACTGGACAACGGCAAATTATTGAGCAAGCCCTTCAATGTCAAGATCAATTAATTATCATGCCTACGGGGGGCGGAAAATCTCTTTGTTTTCAACTTCCGGCTTTGCTAATGCCTGGTTTAATGATTGTGGTTTCTCCTTTAATTGCCTTGATGCAAGATCAAGTTGATGCGCTACTAGACAATGGCATTAGTGCCACTTTTTTAAATAGTACTCTTACCTCTGATGTCACTCGTCAGCGAGAGATGGCAATGATGAGAGGGGAAATTAAATTACTATATGTTGCCCCAGAGCGGCTTTTATTAGAACATTTTTTAGAATTTTTAGAAACTATTAATTTAAAAATAGGCATTTCGACTTTTGCAGTGGATGAAGCTCATTGTGTTTCCGAGTGGGGCCATGATTTTCGCCCTGAATATCGACAGTTAAATAAACTCCGCGATCGCTTTCCTAAAATTCCGATGATGGCCCTAACGGCAACGGCAACCCAGCGCGTCAGAGAAGATATTATTGAGCAGTTAAAATTACAGCAACCGGCGATTCATATTGCCAGCTTTAATCGTCCTAATTTATATTACGAAGTTTATCGAGAAAATGGTCAAAGATTTACCCAAATGCTAAAAATCATTAGAGATAGTAAAGGGTCTGGTATTATCTATTGTCTCAGTCGCAAAACGGTGGAGAATGTTGCCGAAAAACTACAGCGATGCGGTATCAATGCTTTGCCTTATCATGCTGGTTTAGAAGATAAACAAAGAAGTGAAAACCAAACCCGTTTTATTCGGGATGATGTGCAGGTTATTGTGGCAACTATCGCCTTTGGTATGGGCATTAACAAACCTGATGTGCGCTTTGTTATTCATTACAATTTACCCAAAACCTTAGAAAGTTATTATCAAGAATCTGGTCGAGCCGGTCGGGATGGTGAAGCAGCCAATTGCAGTTTATTTTTAAATTATGGCGATATCAAAAGTTTAGAATATTTTATTGAGCAAAAGCCTGATCCCAATGAGCAAAGGGTGGCCCGTCAACAGATTAGACAGGTGGTGGAATACGCAGAAGCAACGGAATGTCGTCGCACGGTTCAACTCAGTTATTTTGGCGAATTTTTTGCGGGAGATTGTGGTCAATGTGATAATTGCCTCTCTCAAAATCCGATGGAAAATTGGACAATAGAAGCAATGAAATTTTTGTCTTGCGTCGCTCGTTGTCAGCAGAAATATGGGATGAATTATATTATTGAAGTGTTGCGAGGAACGAAAAATCATAAAATCTTAGAAAGGGGTCATGATCAGCTTTCTACCTATGGCATTGGTAAGGATCGCAGTGTGGATGAGTGGAAAAATTTAGGGCGATCGCTACTACGACAAGGGTTATTAGATCAGAGTGAGGATGGCTATTCTATTTTAAGATTAAATGAACGCAGTTGGGAGGTCATGAAAAAACAGCGTCAGGTTGAGATTAGAGTGGCTAAAACTCCACAAAAAGAATTAAAAAGTGTTAATTTGGCTGCTGAAATTGAAAGGCGTTATGAGCAATTACGTCGCTGCCGCAAACTGTTAGCCGATCAGCAATCGATTCCACCCTACATGATTTTTAGTGATTCTACCTTGCGTTTAATGTCGCAACAAAATCCTCAAACAATCGAGGAATTAAAGCGGGTTTCTGGGGTGGGAGATTATAAATTACAACGCTACGGTCAAGCTTTTTTAAATACTCTAGCTTTGGAAGCAAAGAGAAATGAGGAAGATGGGGAAGCGAGGAAAGATGGGGAAGCAAGGGAGGAATTGTCTAAAAAAGGAAATACCATTGAAACTAGAAGTTTAGTCCATTATCCACCAGAAAAGAGCAATGGCAAGTTGGGAAAAGTAAGAGATTTTCAAAAGCAAGAGATCATTTCATCGGATTTAACCACTTTAAATGCTAAAAGAATTGATTTGTTAGGTAAAGACTCTGAAAATTTAGCAACTAATCCATTGCCGAAACAAGAGCTTAATGGCTCCTTAGTGTTAACAAAAACCTTAAATAAAGATAATTTTGATAACTTTTTTGATCCCGATCTCAGTGATAGTTTAACCAGAACTTTAGTGTTGTATAAAAAGGGGTTAGATCTGGCCGCGATCGCCCTAGCCCGTTCTCTGAAGCCTACTACCATTGCCGAGCATTTTGTGAAACTGATTGAAGCTAATCATGTGACTAATTTAGATTCTTTAATTTCTCCTGCCCATCAACGAGCAATTTTACAGGCGATCGATGTGGTTGGTGATGAACGGTTAATGCCTATTTACGAACAACTGAAAGGAAAATATGCCTACGAAGAAATTAAATTAGTGCGTTCCTATTGGCGACAAAATGCGATGGAATTTTAA